The following are from one region of the Myotis daubentonii chromosome 2, mMyoDau2.1, whole genome shotgun sequence genome:
- the LOC132228662 gene encoding uncharacterized LOC128092250 homolog: MLLLLSLLPLLPPPLLPPPPPALVLLLLLLLLHDSCFLHLSRYQLQMLEVRNMPFSLGYWFT, translated from the coding sequence ATGCTGTTGCTACTGTCACTGCTGCCTCtcctgccgccgccgctgctgccgccacCGCCGCCAGCGCTGGTCCTGCTTTTGCTCCTACTTCTCCTGCATGACAGTTGTTTTCTCCATCTAAGCAGATACCAGCTTCAGATGCTCGAGGTGAGGAACATGCCTTTCAGTTTGGGCTACTGGTTTACTTAA